In the Clostridium beijerinckii genome, one interval contains:
- a CDS encoding cell wall-binding protein — MNKVKKLSLVILTILSIQITNSTMANAYWKQNSQGWQFTKGEAYSVGWDKIDGNWYYFDSDGIMETGWINDNNKWYYLNDSGAWEESKTTTVVPNDIQVMYDIINIYNDSGTIKYENKGFINQIGLSDKSLYKFSAEDQVGNNISEYYYDSSNGNVYKIKQGITTLLNSNITINNTNTQISTIEAVEKVKDYLLANGKYVPSKVEYDHDESNSYVIHCYDTTGEYVTTGGWYYVDKFTGNVTSMF, encoded by the coding sequence ATGAATAAAGTGAAAAAGTTGTCCTTAGTAATCTTAACTATCTTGTCAATACAAATTACTAATTCTACTATGGCTAATGCATATTGGAAACAAAACAGTCAAGGATGGCAATTTACTAAAGGAGAAGCTTACTCAGTTGGATGGGATAAAATTGATGGTAACTGGTATTATTTTGATAGTGATGGAATAATGGAAACAGGATGGATTAATGATAATAATAAATGGTATTATCTAAATGATAGTGGAGCTTGGGAAGAATCTAAGACTACTACTGTTGTTCCAAATGATATTCAGGTTATGTATGATATAATTAATATTTATAATGATTCTGGAACTATTAAATATGAGAATAAGGGATTTATTAATCAAATAGGATTAAGTGATAAGAGTTTATATAAATTCTCTGCAGAAGACCAAGTTGGAAACAATATTAGTGAATATTACTATGATTCTTCTAATGGAAATGTATATAAAATAAAACAAGGAATTACAACACTGCTTAATTCTAATATTACTATAAATAACACTAATACTCAGATTTCAACGATTGAAGCTGTAGAGAAAGTGAAAGATTATCTTCTAGCGAATGGAAAATATGTTCCAAGTAAAGTTGAGTATGATCATGATGAGTCTAACTCTTATGTAATTCATTGCTATGATACAACAGGAGAATACGTAACAACTGGCGGATGGTATTATGTAGATAAATTTACTGGAAATGTGACATCAATGTTTTAG
- a CDS encoding alpha/beta-type small acid-soluble spore protein codes for MASNNSGRNRTLVPEAKQGLNRLKTEVASEVGLSNYESMDKGNLSSRQNGSVGGEMVKRMIESYEQGL; via the coding sequence ATGGCTTCAAACAATAGTGGAAGAAACAGAACATTAGTACCAGAGGCAAAACAAGGGTTAAACAGATTAAAAACAGAGGTTGCTTCAGAAGTTGGATTAAGCAATTATGAAAGCATGGATAAAGGAAACCTTTCTTCAAGACAAAACGGTAGCGTTGGTGGAGAAATGGTAAAAAGAATGATAGAAAGCTATGAACAAGGACTATAA
- a CDS encoding ACT domain-containing protein, giving the protein MSEKILTIRLLEEKYGVCRLNNNESIPEWIKNSDFFSITKTCDELSIVCLEKDIPDEVKCEKEWRILKVEGQLDFSLVGILSSISTILAKSGISIFAISTYDTDYILVKEKDVDNAMKALIKNKYEVIV; this is encoded by the coding sequence ATGTCGGAAAAAATATTAACTATCAGATTATTAGAAGAAAAATATGGAGTGTGCAGATTAAATAACAACGAATCAATTCCTGAATGGATAAAAAACAGTGATTTTTTTTCTATAACAAAGACATGTGATGAATTATCAATAGTATGCCTTGAAAAAGATATACCTGATGAAGTTAAATGCGAAAAAGAATGGAGAATTTTAAAGGTTGAAGGTCAGCTGGACTTTTCATTAGTAGGAATTCTTTCATCAATTAGTACGATTTTAGCGAAAAGCGGAATAAGCATATTTGCAATTTCCACTTATGATACTGATTATATCCTTGTTAAGGAAAAAGATGTAGATAATGCTATGAAAGCACTTATTAAAAATAAATATGAGGTTATAGTTTAA
- a CDS encoding GH25 family lysozyme, with amino-acid sequence MGYIKGIDVSNNNGNIDFGAVAGDGVQYVYLKATEGATFRDSKMELFYSGCKNNNLKVGAYHFLVGTSTPEAQAQNFYNKIKDYNWDLVPMMDVETNFSGLADYVTRFVTAFGQLTSIPLGMYSYTSFISYLTNAKSVIQDMPFWEANYNNDPWNLPSNFFTNRVGHQYTETGRVNGVSEDCDINSFTDGALISNVTKPGQWIIKDNKWWYRHTDGSYTKNGWEKINGKWYLFDSEGWMLYDWKLSGDYWYYLGNSDDGSMKSGWLLKNNKWYYLGDSRDGSMKTGWQKINGNWYYFGTDGAMVTGWFNVGGYDYLTYSTGELITNIDIYGYRFDENGHATKLS; translated from the coding sequence ATGGGGTATATAAAAGGTATAGATGTATCAAATAACAATGGAAATATAGATTTTGGAGCTGTTGCAGGAGATGGGGTTCAATATGTTTATTTAAAGGCAACAGAAGGGGCAACATTTAGAGATAGCAAAATGGAACTATTTTATAGTGGCTGCAAAAATAATAACTTAAAAGTGGGAGCATATCATTTTTTAGTTGGGACAAGTACTCCAGAAGCACAAGCCCAGAATTTTTATAATAAGATAAAAGATTATAATTGGGATCTAGTGCCTATGATGGATGTAGAAACTAACTTTAGCGGACTTGCAGATTATGTTACAAGATTTGTTACTGCATTTGGCCAGCTAACGTCTATTCCATTAGGCATGTACAGTTATACAAGTTTTATAAGTTACCTTACCAATGCAAAATCAGTTATACAGGATATGCCTTTCTGGGAGGCTAACTATAACAATGATCCTTGGAATTTGCCATCAAATTTCTTTACCAATAGGGTAGGGCATCAATATACTGAAACTGGCAGAGTAAATGGGGTAAGTGAAGATTGTGACATAAATTCATTTACTGATGGAGCTTTAATAAGCAATGTTACTAAACCAGGACAATGGATTATAAAGGATAATAAGTGGTGGTATAGGCACACTGATGGAAGTTATACTAAAAATGGATGGGAAAAAATAAATGGAAAGTGGTATCTATTTGATAGTGAAGGCTGGATGCTTTATGATTGGAAGTTGAGTGGAGATTATTGGTATTACCTGGGAAATTCAGATGATGGATCAATGAAATCAGGATGGTTATTGAAAAATAATAAGTGGTATTACCTTGGAGACTCTAGAGATGGATCAATGAAGACAGGATGGCAGAAAATAAATGGTAACTGGTACTACTTTGGAACGGATGGAGCCATGGTTACTGGATGGTTTAATGTAGGTGGATACGATTATCTAACTTATTCTACTGGCGAGTTAATTACCAATATAGATATATACGGATATCGCTTTGATGAGAATGGACATGCTACAAAGTTAAGCTAG
- a CDS encoding phage holin, protein MLGIDLQARLKNKAFWVAIASAIALLVQQLGLNIIPNNYTEIVNTILTILTMLGIIVDTSTPGLSDQTTNDEAKTVQASDSKENK, encoded by the coding sequence ATGTTAGGTATTGATCTTCAAGCAAGATTAAAAAACAAAGCCTTTTGGGTTGCAATAGCTAGTGCTATAGCATTATTAGTGCAACAATTAGGGTTAAATATAATTCCTAATAACTATACAGAAATTGTTAATACTATTTTAACAATCTTAACAATGCTAGGAATTATAGTTGATACTAGTACACCAGGTTTAAGCGACCAAACTACAAATGATGAAGCAAAAACTGTCCAAGCTTCAGATTCTAAAGAAAATAAATAA
- a CDS encoding prolyl oligopeptidase family serine peptidase: MKNMIRKYLKTIILCTIGANMSTSSTVDVSATSKQINEESYRTVTETFDWGPAITKIIIYLGATVSKDSITNETFKIRVVRTENRIESPILGEAEGECKIIKAYVSDNDGNVQFKGKYVTLELEVGPDVSLTSPINYDLTTNLNGWVNCDFTIKQNNDIVTDSGKISGLVINKFAGGTKKLVDDFKIGSATYDNITIKYVSYTPENDYSKKPLIIWLHGIGEGGTDGLLPISGNKAVNFASKDIQVYFNGAYILVPQAQTFWMDGFNGFGDGSSKYEKALMSLIKDYVSKNSNIDTNRIYIGGDSNGGYMTMLMIRDYADYFAAAFPTCEALKDTLITDKDIEAFKKVPIWFTAAKTDTTVPPADYVVPTYDRLVQAGDTNVHFSFFDNVIDTTGLYKKADNTPYEYNGHWSWIYVYNNQCSSIINGKVTTLMEWLSDQQLNKETKSQTGMRPITVSQTITISQN; this comes from the coding sequence ATGAAAAATATGATTAGGAAATATTTAAAAACTATAATATTATGTACTATCGGAGCTAATATGTCTACTTCTTCTACTGTTGATGTTTCCGCTACAAGTAAGCAAATAAATGAAGAATCTTATAGAACCGTTACAGAAACATTTGATTGGGGTCCAGCAATTACAAAAATAATCATTTATTTAGGTGCAACAGTATCAAAGGATTCAATAACCAACGAAACTTTTAAGATACGTGTAGTAAGAACTGAAAATAGGATAGAGAGTCCGATTTTAGGGGAGGCAGAAGGAGAGTGTAAAATCATAAAAGCTTATGTTTCTGATAATGATGGAAATGTCCAATTTAAAGGGAAATATGTAACACTTGAATTGGAAGTTGGACCTGATGTATCTTTAACTTCGCCAATTAACTATGATTTAACTACGAATCTTAATGGATGGGTTAATTGTGATTTTACAATTAAACAAAATAATGATATCGTTACGGATTCGGGCAAAATTTCTGGCTTAGTTATAAATAAATTTGCGGGTGGAACTAAAAAGCTTGTTGATGATTTCAAAATCGGAAGTGCAACTTATGATAACATTACTATAAAATATGTAAGCTATACACCAGAAAATGATTATAGTAAAAAACCATTAATTATTTGGTTACATGGTATTGGTGAAGGAGGGACAGATGGACTTTTACCTATATCAGGGAATAAAGCTGTAAATTTTGCATCAAAAGACATACAAGTATATTTTAACGGTGCATATATTTTAGTTCCTCAGGCACAAACTTTTTGGATGGATGGATTTAATGGTTTTGGAGATGGAAGCTCAAAGTATGAAAAAGCTCTTATGTCATTAATCAAAGATTACGTATCAAAGAATAGTAATATTGACACAAATAGAATTTATATAGGCGGAGATTCTAATGGTGGCTATATGACAATGCTTATGATACGTGATTATGCTGATTATTTTGCAGCAGCCTTCCCAACTTGTGAGGCGCTAAAGGATACATTGATTACTGATAAAGATATTGAAGCGTTTAAGAAAGTGCCAATTTGGTTTACAGCAGCTAAAACAGATACAACAGTACCTCCAGCTGATTATGTAGTCCCAACTTATGATCGTTTAGTGCAAGCCGGTGATACAAATGTTCATTTTTCATTTTTTGATAATGTAATTGATACTACAGGTTTATACAAGAAGGCAGATAACACACCATATGAATATAATGGGCACTGGTCATGGATATACGTATATAATAACCAATGTTCATCAATAATAAATGGAAAAGTAACAACGCTTATGGAATGGCTCTCTGACCAGCAATTAAATAAAGAAACTAAATCTCAAACAGGAATGAGACCTATTACGGTATCTCAGACTATTACTATATCGCAAAACTAA
- a CDS encoding alpha/beta-type small acid-soluble spore protein — translation MSSNNSGRNRTLIPEAKQGLNRLKTEVASEIGLQDYENQDKGNLSSRQNGSVGGYMVKHMIESYEQGLK, via the coding sequence ATGTCTTCAAACAATAGTGGAAGAAACAGAACATTAATACCAGAAGCAAAACAAGGGTTAAACAGATTAAAAACTGAGGTTGCTTCAGAAATTGGATTACAAGACTATGAAAATCAAGATAAAGGAAACCTTTCTTCAAGACAAAACGGAAGCGTTGGTGGATACATGGTTAAACACATGATCGAAAGTTACGAACAAGGTTTAAAGTAA
- a CDS encoding amino acid permease: MNIFKKKSLDKMLEGAQKSALKKNLKAKDIAAFGIGAVVGVGIFVATGTGAHLAGPAVIISFILAGIVAGLCALCYCELSTMFPVAGSTYSYSYIVFGEIVAMIIGWCLTAEYLVACSAVASGWSGTFIGILKSVGVTLPQALITSPSKGGIVDLPAVLIIAIITYILYYGMKESARVNNLIVGIKITIIIVFIVLGVSHINPSNYQPFVPFGFKGIFAATATIFFSFIGFDAISTAAEEAENPKKDIPLGLIICLIAVTLLYVSVAVVLTGMVPYNEIISENAVPGALARVGINWGAALVGTGAILGMVSTMMVVLYGQVRVFMVMSRDGLLPKLFSKVHPTHKTPHISTIITGSIAAVIAGFLPLDIIVEFLSTGTLLSFISVSVAVIVLRKTMPDFKRMFKTPGVPFTPLISIICCIILLCGLKLITWIGFLVWLAIGLIVYFVYGRKHSALQNESNQENSDKAV, encoded by the coding sequence ATGAATATTTTTAAGAAAAAATCGTTAGATAAAATGCTAGAAGGCGCGCAAAAGTCAGCTTTAAAGAAAAATCTTAAAGCAAAAGACATAGCTGCCTTTGGTATTGGAGCAGTAGTAGGGGTAGGTATTTTTGTTGCCACAGGGACAGGAGCACATTTAGCTGGACCAGCTGTAATTATTTCATTTATTTTAGCAGGTATAGTAGCTGGCCTTTGTGCATTGTGTTATTGTGAACTTTCAACTATGTTTCCAGTTGCGGGAAGTACATATTCTTATTCATACATAGTATTTGGTGAAATAGTAGCTATGATAATTGGATGGTGCCTTACTGCAGAATATTTAGTTGCATGTAGTGCGGTTGCATCAGGTTGGTCAGGAACCTTTATTGGAATATTAAAATCAGTGGGTGTAACACTTCCACAAGCTTTGATAACGTCACCAAGTAAAGGTGGAATAGTGGATTTACCAGCTGTATTAATAATTGCAATAATAACTTACATATTATATTACGGTATGAAGGAAAGCGCTAGAGTTAACAATTTAATTGTAGGAATAAAGATAACTATAATTATTGTATTTATAGTTCTTGGAGTATCACATATAAATCCATCTAACTATCAACCTTTTGTACCATTTGGATTTAAGGGGATTTTTGCAGCAACAGCTACTATATTCTTCTCGTTTATAGGATTTGATGCAATATCTACAGCGGCAGAAGAAGCTGAAAATCCTAAAAAAGACATTCCACTTGGACTTATAATTTGTTTAATAGCAGTTACTTTGCTTTATGTTTCAGTTGCAGTTGTGCTTACTGGAATGGTACCTTATAATGAAATAATTTCAGAAAATGCAGTACCAGGAGCTTTAGCTAGAGTTGGTATAAATTGGGGAGCAGCGTTAGTTGGAACTGGGGCTATACTTGGAATGGTTTCTACTATGATGGTTGTACTTTATGGCCAAGTTAGAGTATTCATGGTTATGTCAAGAGATGGACTTTTACCAAAATTATTTTCAAAAGTGCATCCAACACATAAAACTCCACACATTTCAACTATAATAACTGGAAGTATAGCAGCAGTAATAGCAGGATTCTTACCATTAGATATTATAGTAGAATTTTTAAGTACAGGAACATTATTAAGTTTCATTTCTGTATCTGTTGCCGTTATAGTACTTAGAAAAACTATGCCAGATTTCAAAAGAATGTTTAAAACTCCAGGAGTACCATTTACTCCATTAATATCAATAATATGCTGTATAATTTTATTATGCGGATTAAAATTAATAACTTGGATTGGATTTTTAGTATGGCTTGCTATAGGTTTAATAGTGTATTTTGTTTACGGAAGAAAGCATAGTGCACTTCAAAATGAAAGCAATCAAGAAAATTCAGACAAGGCTGTATAA
- a CDS encoding class II aldolase/adducin family protein, with the protein MLENLKIKLIKIAKDAEKYNLCIEKIGSFSIKDESSGYVIITPSKIKIEDLCKEHVCVVDLNGNKVETMDGIEPNSDMQMHLDIYKARKDIKAFMHIHPVYATTFAVANKVIPPVTYDAANYGGYIYLANYEKAKTNDPAKDLVERLSTSDACLLESNGVIVVSKDIEDVLSKGRYVEKVAEVYYRALTLNQFKEPKRFTREELMAYLIAQ; encoded by the coding sequence ATGTTAGAAAACTTAAAAATCAAACTTATAAAAATTGCTAAAGACGCAGAAAAATATAACTTATGCATAGAAAAAATAGGAAGTTTTAGTATTAAAGACGAAAGTTCTGGTTATGTAATTATAACACCATCAAAAATTAAAATAGAGGATTTATGTAAAGAACATGTTTGTGTTGTAGATTTAAATGGAAATAAAGTTGAAACAATGGATGGAATTGAGCCAAATAGTGATATGCAAATGCATCTTGATATATATAAGGCTCGAAAAGATATAAAAGCTTTTATGCATATTCACCCAGTTTATGCGACTACTTTTGCGGTAGCTAATAAAGTAATTCCTCCAGTAACTTATGATGCGGCAAACTACGGAGGTTATATATATTTAGCTAATTATGAAAAAGCAAAAACTAATGATCCAGCAAAAGACTTAGTAGAAAGATTGAGCACAAGTGATGCTTGTTTATTAGAAAGTAACGGAGTAATTGTTGTTAGTAAAGATATAGAAGATGTATTATCTAAAGGAAGATATGTTGAAAAAGTAGCCGAAGTTTATTATAGAGCGTTAACTTTAAATCAATTTAAAGAACCTAAAAGATTTACAAGAGAAGAATTGATGGCTTATCTTATAGCTCAATAA
- a CDS encoding acyl CoA:acetate/3-ketoacid CoA transferase, which produces MVKIINSKEAADLVKDNNVLATSGFALLGVPESLIKRLEERFLEENSPKNLTLMFAAASGDRGSKGLNHLAHEGLTGRVIGGHFGLAPKIGALIRDNKTYAYNLPQGVMCHMFRDKASNRTGTITKVGLNTFVDPRVEGGKANSITKDDIVQVIDILGEENLIYKCPKIDIAFIRGTYADEKGNITMDHEATYSEAACIAQAVKNCGGTVVVQVEKIVKFGTLDPRAVKIPRIYVDYIVEAEDKEDQAQILGYNYDPSLTGEANMVVDGLAPLKLDERKIIGRRAAMELVKGQVVNIGIGMPEAISNVANEEGICDYFTLTVEPGAIGGIPQGGNKFGASINPECMYDQPTQFDFYDGGGLDIAFLGLAEVDKQGNINVSKFGPKVPGCGGFINITQSSKKVVFCGTFTAKGLDIKIEDGKLKIINDGSNKKFVDSVQQITFSGNRATKLKQPVMYITERAVFELKEDGLHLTEIAPGVNLEKDILAAMDFAPIVDKDLKLMDARIFEDKVMGLN; this is translated from the coding sequence ATGGTAAAAATAATTAATTCTAAAGAAGCAGCAGATTTGGTAAAAGACAATAATGTTTTAGCAACATCAGGTTTCGCATTACTAGGAGTTCCAGAATCATTAATCAAAAGATTGGAAGAAAGATTTTTAGAAGAAAATAGCCCCAAAAATCTAACATTAATGTTTGCAGCAGCATCAGGTGATAGAGGAAGTAAAGGATTAAATCACTTAGCACATGAAGGGCTAACAGGTAGAGTTATAGGAGGACATTTTGGCTTAGCACCTAAGATAGGCGCATTAATTAGAGATAATAAAACATATGCATATAATTTACCGCAAGGAGTTATGTGTCATATGTTTAGAGATAAAGCAAGTAATAGGACTGGCACTATAACTAAAGTTGGACTAAACACTTTTGTAGATCCTAGAGTAGAGGGAGGAAAAGCAAATTCAATAACTAAGGATGATATAGTACAAGTAATAGATATATTAGGTGAAGAAAATTTAATATATAAATGTCCAAAGATAGATATTGCTTTTATTAGAGGAACATATGCAGATGAAAAAGGAAATATTACAATGGACCATGAAGCTACTTATTCTGAGGCTGCATGTATAGCTCAAGCAGTTAAAAATTGCGGAGGAACTGTAGTAGTTCAGGTTGAGAAGATTGTTAAATTTGGAACATTGGATCCAAGAGCTGTGAAGATACCTAGAATATATGTTGACTATATAGTTGAAGCAGAAGATAAAGAAGATCAAGCTCAAATATTAGGATACAATTATGACCCTTCATTAACTGGAGAGGCAAATATGGTGGTCGATGGATTAGCACCTTTAAAATTAGATGAAAGAAAAATTATCGGAAGAAGAGCTGCAATGGAATTAGTAAAAGGACAAGTTGTGAATATCGGGATTGGAATGCCAGAAGCAATTTCAAATGTTGCTAATGAAGAAGGAATATGTGATTACTTTACGTTAACTGTAGAACCAGGAGCTATAGGGGGAATTCCTCAAGGCGGTAATAAATTTGGAGCATCAATAAACCCAGAATGTATGTATGATCAACCAACACAATTTGATTTCTACGATGGAGGCGGATTGGATATAGCATTCTTAGGTCTTGCAGAAGTAGACAAGCAGGGAAATATAAATGTAAGTAAATTTGGACCAAAGGTGCCAGGCTGTGGTGGATTTATTAACATTACTCAAAGCTCGAAGAAAGTAGTCTTCTGTGGAACTTTTACAGCTAAAGGATTAGACATAAAAATAGAAGATGGGAAATTAAAAATTATAAATGATGGATCAAATAAAAAATTTGTAGACTCTGTTCAGCAGATTACTTTTAGTGGAAATCGTGCAACGAAGTTAAAGCAACCTGTTATGTATATAACAGAAAGAGCTGTATTTGAGTTAAAAGAAGATGGATTACATTTAACTGAAATTGCACCTGGAGTAAATCTTGAAAAAGATATATTAGCTGCAATGGATTTTGCACCAATAGTAGATAAAGATCTTAAATTAATGGATGCTAGAATATTTGAAGATAAAGTAATGGGATTAAATTAA
- a CDS encoding cation diffusion facilitator family transporter, which yields MEKNNFKEIKRVLWIIMFANIIIAFIKIVIGTLANSSSIVADGFHSITDGSSNIIGLIGVGIAAKPIDEEHPYGHKKYETLTGLFIVGMLVFIGGKIIIDGINKFMHPVRPEITTISLIVMLVTLCINIFITKYEYKRGLELKSTILISDSMHTKSDVFVTIGVIIAVSAIKLGVSPLIDSFASVVVAIFIFHSAYEIFRAASDILVDSIAVEAGTIKEITMSQKSVKGVHKIRSRGTIEDMHIDMHVLADSRMSLEESHKLTHEIQDALRKEFNNNADVIVHLEPYRENMNNRAT from the coding sequence TTGGAGAAAAACAATTTTAAAGAAATAAAAAGAGTGCTTTGGATTATTATGTTTGCAAATATAATAATAGCTTTTATAAAAATAGTAATTGGTACTTTGGCAAATAGTTCGAGTATAGTGGCGGATGGATTTCATTCAATAACAGATGGATCATCTAATATTATTGGACTTATTGGGGTAGGAATAGCAGCCAAGCCTATTGACGAAGAGCATCCTTATGGACATAAGAAATATGAAACACTTACAGGATTATTTATTGTTGGAATGTTAGTTTTTATAGGTGGAAAGATTATAATCGATGGGATTAATAAATTTATGCATCCAGTTAGACCAGAAATTACAACGATCAGTCTAATTGTAATGCTTGTTACACTATGCATTAATATATTTATTACAAAGTATGAATATAAGAGGGGACTAGAGTTAAAGAGTACAATTCTAATTTCTGATTCAATGCATACAAAAAGTGATGTATTTGTAACCATCGGTGTAATTATAGCTGTTAGCGCAATAAAATTGGGAGTATCGCCACTTATAGATAGTTTTGCTTCTGTTGTAGTTGCTATCTTTATATTTCATTCTGCCTATGAAATATTCAGAGCTGCTAGCGATATTTTAGTTGATAGTATTGCAGTAGAAGCTGGGACAATAAAAGAAATTACAATGTCCCAGAAAAGTGTAAAAGGTGTTCATAAAATAAGAAGTCGTGGAACTATTGAAGATATGCATATAGATATGCATGTTTTAGCAGATTCAAGAATGAGTCTTGAAGAGTCGCATAAATTAACTCATGAAATTCAAGATGCGTTAAGAAAGGAATTTAATAATAATGCCGATGTAATTGTTCATTTAGAGCCATATAGAGAAAATATGAATAATAGAGCAACTTAA
- a CDS encoding DUF3850 domain-containing protein — protein sequence MIHELKITPNNYKVIRDGSKTFELVEYNREFSVRDILVFEEYEDSIGYTGRKIIKEISYVSNKGEDGLSDDLCILGLKNTLCVELKNVDSDEITLMNQLRKVEKENNEFETAVVKNHVNRAVEEFWDKVQSSLGALEKIGIKADIVIQDYPKHLEKIRSELPHKV from the coding sequence ATGATACATGAGCTAAAAATAACGCCTAATAACTATAAAGTGATAAGAGATGGAAGTAAAACTTTTGAATTAGTAGAATACAATAGGGAGTTTAGTGTTAGAGACATTCTTGTATTTGAAGAATATGAAGACTCAATCGGATATACGGGAAGAAAAATTATTAAAGAAATTTCATATGTTTCTAATAAAGGCGAAGATGGATTAAGTGATGATCTTTGTATACTTGGATTAAAAAATACATTATGTGTAGAATTAAAAAATGTAGATTCTGATGAAATAACTTTAATGAATCAGTTGAGAAAAGTTGAAAAGGAAAATAATGAGTTTGAGACTGCAGTGGTGAAAAATCATGTCAATAGAGCAGTAGAAGAATTCTGGGATAAAGTACAATCTTCATTGGGGGCATTAGAGAAGATTGGAATAAAAGCTGATATTGTAATTCAGGATTATCCAAAGCACCTAGAAAAAATTAGAAGTGAATTACCACACAAAGTATAA